Within the Thermoplasmatales archaeon genome, the region AATGGCACATGGTACCTTGGAGACAACTATTACGGAGTAGCAAGCGCAACATTCTACTGCCTCGTAAACGGAACCGGAACACTCACAGGACAATTCTTCCTACGAGCCGACAACGACGAAAACAGAACAAACAACTACGCAAGAATAGACATCCAAGTACCATTCACAGACCTGAAATCAACGGCAAGAGTACCAGGTAGTCTAGCACCAGGGCAGGTGTTCAATTATACTGTCACGGTTGTGAATATGGGAGTGGAAAACGCAACCAACACAAAAATGCAAATAAACCTACCCAACAACATAGAATACCAATCCTACACAGCCACCAAAGGAACATTCAACCCACAAACAGGAATCTGGACAATTGGAACATTAGCATACGACAACGACGACAACGAAAGCGATAACCCACTCGGAGAAAACGCAACACTCACCTTGACCTTGAAGGTTAAACCAGACGCCACTGCAGGCACATACAACATCACAACCCAAACAACCTGTGACTTAAGCTTGCTCAGCGTATTCCAGGCCAGCCCAACTACTGCGCTCAGAATCACCGA harbors:
- a CDS encoding DUF11 domain-containing protein; amino-acid sequence: MKKYPIAILLLGLALFIMTGSASAADGYFYEVYTNQTTAKVGDHVQIEVVVDTIPSDQGYSLNNVTVQAYITPRLKIESVNVTHGTYNNGTWYLGDNYYGVASATFYCLVNGTGTLTGQFFLRADNDENRTNNYARIDIQVPFTDLKSTARVPGSLAPGQVFNYTVTVVNMGVENATNTKMQINLPNNIEYQSYTATKGTFNPQTGIWTIGTLAYDNDDNESDNPLGENATLTLTLKVKPDATAGTYNITTQTTCDLSLLSVFQASPTTALRIT